One Gloeothece verrucosa PCC 7822 DNA window includes the following coding sequences:
- a CDS encoding serine hydrolase domain-containing protein — protein sequence MKKVYSRRSFGRFLLVLSGLFAGGLLGLFKGKEQAIKPSVASPTRPSASLFSNAKLQEILEQEVTSDHVPGLVMYLSTPKGVWSGGAGLRSLETGQQVQPDDAFSIASTSKTFVAVIVLQLVGENKIKLDQPIAGYLPKDISDHLPYSSEITVRQLLNHTSGVAEYLSTKGFVNAAKNRDRFHPWTAHEAIQFILDRPPRDQPGKTFAYTDSNYILLQLIIEGITGATLAEVTRERILNFCGLKHTYTELWESPAANVATGYTVDGAGKLHSQVNVNDGNGLGDGALMSTAEDLSKFLHCLLVEKRLLSPSLLQEMLTFIRKDAGAVFGISEYTIMGVKGYGLGIEQFNTPYGEAVGHTGSAYGFVSAMLYLRSGDATAIVLANEEGIDPVEIAFDGLKSVFD from the coding sequence ATGAAAAAAGTTTATTCGAGACGTTCTTTCGGTCGCTTTCTTCTGGTGCTATCGGGACTGTTTGCGGGAGGATTGTTAGGTTTATTCAAAGGTAAAGAACAAGCAATCAAACCCTCGGTCGCCAGTCCAACACGACCTTCTGCTAGTCTATTTTCCAACGCCAAATTACAGGAGATTTTGGAGCAAGAGGTGACCAGCGATCATGTTCCCGGTCTGGTCATGTATCTTTCTACCCCAAAGGGAGTGTGGAGCGGAGGAGCGGGTCTGCGAAGTCTGGAGACCGGACAACAGGTACAACCAGATGATGCCTTTTCCATCGCTAGTACCAGTAAAACTTTTGTGGCGGTAATTGTGTTACAGTTGGTAGGAGAAAATAAAATTAAGCTTGATCAGCCGATTGCGGGCTATTTACCCAAAGATATCAGCGATCACCTACCCTACAGCAGCGAAATCACAGTGCGGCAATTGTTAAATCATACCAGTGGGGTAGCAGAATATCTTTCCACCAAAGGGTTTGTCAACGCCGCCAAAAATCGGGACCGGTTTCATCCCTGGACAGCACACGAGGCCATTCAGTTTATCCTCGATAGGCCGCCCCGGGACCAACCCGGGAAAACCTTCGCCTATACCGATTCTAACTATATTCTTTTACAGTTAATCATCGAGGGGATAACAGGAGCGACCCTAGCTGAGGTGACCCGGGAGCGAATCTTAAATTTTTGCGGTCTAAAGCACACCTATACTGAACTCTGGGAATCCCCAGCCGCAAACGTGGCCACTGGTTACACAGTGGATGGGGCGGGAAAGTTACATAGTCAGGTAAACGTCAACGATGGAAACGGTTTGGGGGATGGCGCATTAATGTCTACTGCCGAAGATTTAAGCAAGTTTCTCCACTGCTTATTGGTCGAGAAACGTTTACTATCGCCGTCGCTACTTCAGGAAATGTTGACTTTTATCAGAAAAGATGCGGGCGCAGTATTTGGCATTAGCGAGTACACCATCATGGGAGTCAAAGGATACGGACTAGGGATAGAGCAATTCAATACTCCCTACGGGGAAGCCGTCGGACACACGGGAAGTGCTTACGGTTTTGTCTCAGCAATGTTGTATTTGCGCTCTGGAGACGCTACCGCGATAGTGCTGGCAAACGAGGAAGGGATCGATCCCGTAGAGATCGCCTTCGATGGTTTGAAGTCGGTTTTTGATTGA
- a CDS encoding pentapeptide repeat-containing protein → MQFITTETLDTPGTTGEQIVWQTIQEAFKDRNCIAYWRYPIFSKSGKFRKEPDILIIDQELGIIIIEVKSITINQIININGHQWQYQNYYISSNSPYQQAENQLFALLEYTHQEPALKNQITGRVLIALPLITEQQWQEKNYHKLPTSPPIIFKNHLLQAVFIGGQIEKTLPLTSGANLTQNQWKLLLSILAGNPVHCQPNHQVLSQPESRGKLLQKLRSHISEFDIQQETISKQIPPGCQRIRGIAGSGKTVLLTQKAAIMHLKHPDWKIALVFFSRSLYHPIREQIDKWLEYFSNNEQKYDPKNRNLLILHAWGSRQQPGLYSTLCKYAGVAPLTVQNTSSQQPNEALAEACSQLLKETAIPQIFDAILIDEGQDLIVDNYKFEDKQPFYWMAYQALRSADPLHPQQKRLIWAYDEAQSLDSLKIPTASELFGEKLGHLVTGKYPNNIKKSEIMRRTYRTPHPIITAAHGISMGLLRTGGMLTGMTRKAEWEAIGYQVEGKFIPGQKITLKRPRENSPNPIPELWQGSIIDFQIHASRSSEISSLASQIIHNFRYEGLRPCREILVIVLGTFYEAMRLETHIATFLMRQGIDIFIPGSSDSNILKPEPDQRNPNQFWCEGAVTISRLHRAKGHEADLVYIVGLDQVAKDESNIYLRNQLFVALTRARAWVKISGIGDYVMYDEMRRVIGSGDTFSFTFTRPPKREINVTDAGELLKRYALGGRNFRNADLQEAQLSGICLKGANLIGANLRGANLENAQLDHIKLIAADLSYTNLKGASLRKAKLMGAILEGANLQNTDLTEADLTNTDLNNVKLS, encoded by the coding sequence ATGCAATTTATCACAACCGAAACCCTTGACACCCCCGGAACCACAGGAGAACAAATCGTATGGCAAACCATTCAAGAAGCCTTTAAAGATAGAAACTGTATCGCTTACTGGCGCTATCCCATCTTTTCTAAAAGCGGCAAATTCCGTAAAGAACCCGACATCTTAATCATAGATCAAGAACTGGGAATCATCATCATCGAAGTCAAATCTATCACCATCAATCAAATAATCAACATTAACGGCCATCAATGGCAATATCAAAACTACTATATTTCCTCGAACTCCCCCTATCAACAAGCGGAAAATCAACTCTTTGCCCTACTAGAATACACCCATCAAGAACCCGCTTTAAAAAATCAAATAACAGGCAGAGTTCTTATCGCCTTACCCCTCATCACCGAACAACAATGGCAAGAAAAAAACTATCATAAACTCCCCACATCACCCCCTATCATCTTTAAAAATCATCTTTTACAGGCTGTGTTCATCGGTGGACAAATAGAAAAAACTCTCCCTCTCACATCAGGAGCTAATCTAACCCAAAATCAATGGAAACTCTTACTATCAATTCTAGCCGGAAACCCTGTACATTGCCAACCCAATCATCAAGTATTATCTCAACCGGAAAGCCGAGGAAAACTCTTACAAAAACTGCGCTCACACATTTCAGAATTCGACATCCAACAAGAAACCATCAGTAAACAAATTCCCCCAGGATGTCAAAGAATTAGAGGCATAGCCGGCTCAGGAAAAACCGTCTTATTAACCCAAAAAGCCGCCATCATGCACCTAAAACATCCTGACTGGAAAATTGCCCTAGTCTTCTTCTCCCGAAGTCTCTATCATCCCATCAGAGAACAGATAGACAAATGGTTAGAATACTTCAGCAATAACGAGCAAAAATACGACCCCAAAAACCGTAACTTACTCATCCTTCATGCTTGGGGTTCAAGACAGCAACCTGGACTTTATAGTACCTTATGTAAATACGCTGGTGTTGCCCCTCTTACCGTTCAAAATACCAGCAGTCAGCAACCCAATGAAGCCTTAGCAGAAGCTTGTAGTCAACTCTTAAAAGAAACCGCCATTCCCCAAATATTTGATGCAATTTTAATCGACGAAGGACAAGACTTAATTGTGGATAATTATAAATTTGAAGATAAACAGCCCTTTTACTGGATGGCTTATCAAGCACTACGCTCTGCTGACCCTTTACACCCCCAACAAAAGCGGCTAATATGGGCTTATGATGAGGCGCAAAGTTTAGACAGTTTAAAAATCCCTACCGCCAGTGAATTATTCGGCGAAAAATTAGGTCATCTTGTCACCGGTAAATATCCCAATAACATCAAAAAAAGTGAAATCATGCGGCGCACTTATCGCACCCCTCATCCCATTATAACGGCTGCACACGGCATCAGTATGGGCTTATTACGCACAGGAGGAATGTTAACCGGCATGACTCGAAAAGCAGAATGGGAAGCCATCGGTTATCAAGTGGAAGGAAAATTTATTCCGGGGCAAAAAATCACCCTAAAACGTCCTCGAGAAAACTCACCTAACCCCATTCCCGAACTTTGGCAAGGTTCAATAATTGACTTTCAAATACACGCTTCTCGCTCCTCAGAAATCAGCAGTTTAGCCAGTCAAATTATTCATAATTTTAGATATGAAGGGTTAAGGCCATGTCGAGAAATTTTAGTCATTGTATTAGGCACATTTTATGAAGCTATGCGGCTAGAAACTCATATCGCCACCTTTTTAATGAGACAAGGAATAGATATATTTATTCCGGGTAGCTCAGATAGTAATATATTAAAACCGGAACCCGACCAACGCAACCCAAATCAATTTTGGTGTGAAGGTGCTGTTACTATTTCTCGTCTTCATCGTGCCAAAGGTCATGAAGCAGATTTAGTTTATATAGTAGGATTAGATCAAGTGGCCAAAGACGAAAGTAATATCTATTTACGCAATCAATTATTTGTCGCCTTAACGCGGGCCAGAGCATGGGTTAAAATCAGTGGAATTGGAGACTATGTGATGTATGATGAAATGCGGCGAGTTATTGGGAGTGGGGATACTTTTAGCTTTACCTTTACTCGTCCTCCCAAACGAGAAATAAACGTCACTGATGCCGGCGAATTATTAAAACGATATGCTTTAGGAGGGAGAAACTTTCGCAATGCCGACTTACAAGAAGCACAATTAAGCGGCATCTGTTTAAAGGGAGCCAATTTAATAGGAGCAAACTTACGAGGAGCAAATTTGGAAAATGCCCAATTAGATCACATCAAATTAATTGCGGCAGACTTAAGCTATACTAACTTAAAAGGAGCCAGTTTAAGAAAAGCAAAATTGATGGGAGCCATCCTAGAAGGCGCTAACTTACAAAACACAGATTTAACCGAAGCTGACCTCACCAATACAGATTTGAATAATGTTAAATTATCATAA